Proteins encoded in a region of the Podarcis muralis chromosome 2, rPodMur119.hap1.1, whole genome shotgun sequence genome:
- the ZNF750 gene encoding zinc finger protein 750 isoform X1 yields MSLLKERKPKKPHYIPRPPGKPFKYKCFQCPFTCNEKSHLFNHMKYGLCKNSITLVSEQDRVIKCPKSNSLETKQINQAEPGAKPTSSKPLSNLESKPQCAFPKDDAKENMEVQNQATGKLVNGQTPSIQKELTLVGHEEENTANTQPGLEGIVRPSAFVPVGEHRHSKDSIELSQLVSLSDSNKGPSIHTKSAFHAPNNPWKTASTLIAPEFTHKIPPTKGFPSIPPYMQPIIPEYSPSLYEHGLAIYAPYFLPGNSHECESSVLSVYSSQDQRHFLPHPGPLPKPINPAAYEHYRLFQQYHPNPPVPYGLCRPTESAFYRLPHITSLNRDSSSHLMEETTLLYPASSSPARLQSLNSHKKTDDLEKESPMLHAKSHSKEEQNERENAKMSPRAGSAATGSPGRPSPTNFTQTSQGCEGLFDLSSRSSSINKYNQTEENGTAFRPVRKSTDESTQPLTKEDRGNTPRSSDVTNENENIQHESNENDDPLSNSDDDTGIVPLNLSKKPDANVVNEHMYKNGLHVENQNFMELQEMPLNLSVKDNCNIKQPLQRSSYEAEDSGPQKTENGHLEAEECSPKDHMEKGSCDKVPTVMQRKEVQEVRTIDHCDEQKQTAAVALCQLAAYSPSKVQIETAQKSNQDSNSQYTDSAPEPSDTQDCHSSQKGKGQKRTNQRQVAKVQQGTKRVQTNDCSRVFTLRKRTRVS; encoded by the exons ATGAGCCTTCTCAAAGAACGTAAGCCAAAAAAACCTCATTACATCCCAAGGCCTCCAGGAAAACCATTCAAGTACAAGTGTTTTCAATGCCCTTTCACCTGCAATGAGAAATCACATCTTTTCAACCACATGAAGTATGGGCTCTGCAAAAACTCAATTACTTTAGTGTCTGAGCAGGATCGGGTTATCAAGTGTCCAAAGTCAAATTCCTTGGAGACTAAGCAGATCAATCAGGCGGAACCTGGAGCGAAACCAACCTCCTCTAAACCCCTCTCAAATCTTGAATCTAAACCTCAATGTGCTTTCCCCAAAGATGATGCCAAGGAAAACATGGAGGTTCAAAACCAAGCAACAGGTAAATTAGTAAATGGGCAAACACCATCAATTCAGAAGGAATTAACTCTTGTCGGTCATGAAGAAGAAAATACAGCTAACACACAGCCTGGTCTTGAAGGCATTGTAAGACCTTCTGCCTTTGTCCCAGTAGGAGAACATCGTCACAGTAAAGACAGCATTGAGCTATCTCAGTTGGTGTCTCTTTCTGATTCAAACAAAGGCCCTTCAATCCACACAAAGTCAGCATTTCATGCTCCAAACAACCCATGGAAAACAGCGTCCACACTTATTGCACCAGAATTTACTCATAAAATTCCACCTACAAAAGGTTTCCCTTCCATTCCACCTTATATGCAGCCTATAATTCCCGAGTATTCACCTTCATTGTATGAGCATGGATTGGCCATTTATGCACCTTACTTTCTTCCTGGAAACTCTCATGAGTGTGAAAGTTCAGTGCTCTCTGTCTACAGCTCTCAAGATCAGAGACATTTTCTTCCTCACCCTGGACCACTTCCTAAACCAATAAATCCAGCAGCTTATGAACACTACCGTTTATTCCAGCAGTATCATCCTAATCCCCCAGTACCATACGGACTTTGTAGACCAACAGAATCAGCATTTTACAGGCTACCACACATTACAAGTCTTAACAGAGACTCTAGTTCTCATTTAATGGAAGAAACAACCTTGCTATATCCAGCTTCTTCAAGCCCTGCCAGGTTACAGTCACTGAATTCTCACAAAAAAACAGATGATTTGGAAAAAGAAAGCCCTATGCTACATGCCAAAAGTCATTCCAAAGAGGaacaaaatgagagagagaatgcaaaaaTGAGCCCCCGTGCTGGAAGTGCAGCCACAGGGTCCCCAGGCAGACCCAGCCCAACAAACTTCACTCAGACAAGTCAAGGTTGTGAAGGCCTATTTGACCTTTCTAGCAGGTCTTCATCTATAAACAAGTACAATCAAACTGAAGAAAACGGCACGGCGTTCAGACCTGTGAGGAAAAGTACGGATGAATCCACTCAGCCTCTTACAAAGGAGGATAGAGGAAACACACCCAGGAG tagtgatgtaactaatgaaaatgaaaatatacaGCATGAAAGTAATGAGAACGATGACCCTCTATCCAATTCTGATGACGACACAGGGATAGTACCACTTAATCTTTCCAAGAAGCCAGATGCAAATGTTGTTAATGAACATATGTACAAAAACGGTCTCCATGTGGAAAACCAAAACTTTATGGAACTTCAGGAAATGCCTCTGAATCTCTCCGTAAAAGACAACTGCAACATAAAACAACCCCTCCAGAGGTCATCATATGAAGCTGAAGACAGTGGACCTCAAAAAACTGAAAATGGACATTTGGAAGCTGAGGAATGCAGCCCTAAGGATCATATGGAGAAAGGTTCTTGTGATAAGGTCCCTACCGTGATGCAGAGGAAAGAAGTTCAGGAAGTTAGGACAATTGACCATTGTGATGAGCAGAAACAAACTGCAGCTGTTGCTCTTTGTCAGTTAGCTGCCTATAGTCCTAGTAAAGTCCAAATAGAGACTGCACAGAAAAGTAATCAGGACAGCAATTCTCAGTATACAGATTCAGCTCCTGAACCATCAGATACTCAGGACTGTCACAGTAGTCAAAAAGGAAAAGGACAAAAAAGGACCAATCAAAGACAAGTGGCAAAAGTGCAACAAGGAACAAAGCGAGTACAGACAAATGACTGCAGTAGGGTATTTACTCTGAGAAAAAGAACCAGAGTATCGTAA
- the ZNF750 gene encoding zinc finger protein 750 isoform X2, whose product MSLLKERKPKKPHYIPRPPGKPFKYKCFQCPFTCNEKSHLFNHMKYGLCKNSITLVSEQDRVIKCPKSNSLETKQINQAEPGAKPTSSKPLSNLESKPQCAFPKDDAKENMEVQNQATGKLVNGQTPSIQKELTLVGHEEENTANTQPGLEGIVRPSAFVPVGEHRHSKDSIELSQLVSLSDSNKGPSIHTKSAFHAPNNPWKTASTLIAPEFTHKIPPTKGFPSIPPYMQPIIPEYSPSLYEHGLAIYAPYFLPGNSHECESSVLSVYSSQDQRHFLPHPGPLPKPINPAAYEHYRLFQQYHPNPPVPYGLCRPTESAFYRLPHITSLNRDSSSHLMEETTLLYPASSSPARLQSLNSHKKTDDLEKESPMLHAKSHSKEEQNERENAKMSPRAGSAATGSPGRPSPTNFTQTSQGCEGLFDLSSRSSSINKYNQTEENGTAFRPVRKSTDESTQPLTKEDRGNTPRSDVTNENENIQHESNENDDPLSNSDDDTGIVPLNLSKKPDANVVNEHMYKNGLHVENQNFMELQEMPLNLSVKDNCNIKQPLQRSSYEAEDSGPQKTENGHLEAEECSPKDHMEKGSCDKVPTVMQRKEVQEVRTIDHCDEQKQTAAVALCQLAAYSPSKVQIETAQKSNQDSNSQYTDSAPEPSDTQDCHSSQKGKGQKRTNQRQVAKVQQGTKRVQTNDCSRVFTLRKRTRVS is encoded by the exons ATGAGCCTTCTCAAAGAACGTAAGCCAAAAAAACCTCATTACATCCCAAGGCCTCCAGGAAAACCATTCAAGTACAAGTGTTTTCAATGCCCTTTCACCTGCAATGAGAAATCACATCTTTTCAACCACATGAAGTATGGGCTCTGCAAAAACTCAATTACTTTAGTGTCTGAGCAGGATCGGGTTATCAAGTGTCCAAAGTCAAATTCCTTGGAGACTAAGCAGATCAATCAGGCGGAACCTGGAGCGAAACCAACCTCCTCTAAACCCCTCTCAAATCTTGAATCTAAACCTCAATGTGCTTTCCCCAAAGATGATGCCAAGGAAAACATGGAGGTTCAAAACCAAGCAACAGGTAAATTAGTAAATGGGCAAACACCATCAATTCAGAAGGAATTAACTCTTGTCGGTCATGAAGAAGAAAATACAGCTAACACACAGCCTGGTCTTGAAGGCATTGTAAGACCTTCTGCCTTTGTCCCAGTAGGAGAACATCGTCACAGTAAAGACAGCATTGAGCTATCTCAGTTGGTGTCTCTTTCTGATTCAAACAAAGGCCCTTCAATCCACACAAAGTCAGCATTTCATGCTCCAAACAACCCATGGAAAACAGCGTCCACACTTATTGCACCAGAATTTACTCATAAAATTCCACCTACAAAAGGTTTCCCTTCCATTCCACCTTATATGCAGCCTATAATTCCCGAGTATTCACCTTCATTGTATGAGCATGGATTGGCCATTTATGCACCTTACTTTCTTCCTGGAAACTCTCATGAGTGTGAAAGTTCAGTGCTCTCTGTCTACAGCTCTCAAGATCAGAGACATTTTCTTCCTCACCCTGGACCACTTCCTAAACCAATAAATCCAGCAGCTTATGAACACTACCGTTTATTCCAGCAGTATCATCCTAATCCCCCAGTACCATACGGACTTTGTAGACCAACAGAATCAGCATTTTACAGGCTACCACACATTACAAGTCTTAACAGAGACTCTAGTTCTCATTTAATGGAAGAAACAACCTTGCTATATCCAGCTTCTTCAAGCCCTGCCAGGTTACAGTCACTGAATTCTCACAAAAAAACAGATGATTTGGAAAAAGAAAGCCCTATGCTACATGCCAAAAGTCATTCCAAAGAGGaacaaaatgagagagagaatgcaaaaaTGAGCCCCCGTGCTGGAAGTGCAGCCACAGGGTCCCCAGGCAGACCCAGCCCAACAAACTTCACTCAGACAAGTCAAGGTTGTGAAGGCCTATTTGACCTTTCTAGCAGGTCTTCATCTATAAACAAGTACAATCAAACTGAAGAAAACGGCACGGCGTTCAGACCTGTGAGGAAAAGTACGGATGAATCCACTCAGCCTCTTACAAAGGAGGATAGAGGAAACACACCCAGGAG tgatgtaactaatgaaaatgaaaatatacaGCATGAAAGTAATGAGAACGATGACCCTCTATCCAATTCTGATGACGACACAGGGATAGTACCACTTAATCTTTCCAAGAAGCCAGATGCAAATGTTGTTAATGAACATATGTACAAAAACGGTCTCCATGTGGAAAACCAAAACTTTATGGAACTTCAGGAAATGCCTCTGAATCTCTCCGTAAAAGACAACTGCAACATAAAACAACCCCTCCAGAGGTCATCATATGAAGCTGAAGACAGTGGACCTCAAAAAACTGAAAATGGACATTTGGAAGCTGAGGAATGCAGCCCTAAGGATCATATGGAGAAAGGTTCTTGTGATAAGGTCCCTACCGTGATGCAGAGGAAAGAAGTTCAGGAAGTTAGGACAATTGACCATTGTGATGAGCAGAAACAAACTGCAGCTGTTGCTCTTTGTCAGTTAGCTGCCTATAGTCCTAGTAAAGTCCAAATAGAGACTGCACAGAAAAGTAATCAGGACAGCAATTCTCAGTATACAGATTCAGCTCCTGAACCATCAGATACTCAGGACTGTCACAGTAGTCAAAAAGGAAAAGGACAAAAAAGGACCAATCAAAGACAAGTGGCAAAAGTGCAACAAGGAACAAAGCGAGTACAGACAAATGACTGCAGTAGGGTATTTACTCTGAGAAAAAGAACCAGAGTATCGTAA